The following proteins are co-located in the Deltaproteobacteria bacterium genome:
- a CDS encoding NUDIX hydrolase, with protein MNCPLSSTRATAAISSSRSGSVSAFKSVTGIRIAPDDTPPPHRRRPPCRRRRAAPGPAGATTPPTLIVSSPVARRRARRARPRRRSRARPVPPPRAGRLRPVLQDHSACGRRARHRSRSGIRPVADRRTEMHGPGRRAARDRNRRPARGARVALSSMLPPAMAFDPNREPVAPRPAASVILVRSRAGTGEAEVFLLRRHRRASFMSSAFVFPGGAVDPGEEHEPRRTAARELFEEAGVLLGRQPVSADDLAAMRAAVHAGEPFDEVLAARGVELALDRVHYFAHWITPSAEAKRFSARFFVAELPPGQTPSFDNRETVDEAWVTPDEALARAGELRLPPPQVRTFYELRDAAPGGPAAVLALAAERARHPHPILPRFAAMPDAPHGFCLLLPWDPDYASAGTGEALEMAADHPLAVGPSRFVLDRDGAWRHVDAPR; from the coding sequence ATGAACTGCCCGCTGTCGAGCACGCGCGCGACCGCCGCCATCAGCTCATCGCGCAGCGGCTCGGTTTCGGCCTTCAAATCGGTAACGGGAATCCGCATCGCGCCCGACGATACCCCACCGCCGCACCGTCGCCGCCCACCGTGTCGTCGCCGTCGCGCGGCGCCGGGTCCGGCGGGCGCGACCACGCCGCCGACGCTCATCGTGTCGTCGCCCGTCGCGCGGCGCCGGGCCCGGCGGGCGCGACCACGCCGCCGGTCTCGCGCGCGACCCGTGCCGCCCCCGCGCGCCGGCCGCCTACGGCCCGTACTGCAAGACCACTCCGCATGCGGTCGCCGCGCACGCCACCGCTCCCGCTCCGGTATCCGCCCCGTCGCCGACCGTCGCACCGAAATGCACGGCCCCGGCCGCCGAGCCGCTCGCGACCGAAATCGGCGACCGGCGCGCGGTGCGCGCGTCGCGTTGTCCAGTATGCTCCCGCCAGCGATGGCGTTCGACCCGAACCGCGAGCCGGTTGCGCCGCGCCCGGCGGCATCCGTCATTCTCGTGCGCTCGCGCGCCGGGACCGGCGAGGCCGAGGTGTTCCTGCTGCGCCGGCACCGGCGCGCGTCGTTCATGTCGTCGGCGTTCGTGTTCCCGGGCGGCGCGGTCGACCCCGGCGAGGAACACGAGCCGCGCCGCACCGCCGCGCGCGAGCTGTTCGAGGAAGCGGGAGTGCTGCTCGGTCGCCAGCCGGTGTCAGCGGACGACCTCGCCGCGATGCGCGCGGCGGTCCACGCGGGCGAACCGTTCGACGAGGTGCTGGCGGCGCGCGGCGTGGAACTCGCGCTCGACCGGGTCCACTACTTCGCGCACTGGATCACGCCGTCGGCGGAAGCCAAACGGTTCTCGGCGCGGTTTTTCGTCGCGGAGCTGCCGCCGGGACAGACGCCGTCGTTCGACAACCGCGAGACGGTCGACGAGGCGTGGGTGACGCCCGACGAGGCGCTCGCGCGTGCCGGCGAGCTGCGCCTGCCGCCGCCGCAGGTCCGCACGTTCTACGAGCTGCGCGACGCGGCGCCGGGCGGCCCGGCGGCGGTGCTCGCGCTGGCCGCCGAGCGCGCGCGGCACCCGCATCCCATCCTGCCGCGTTTCGCGGCGATGCCGGACGCACCCCACGGGTTCTGCCTGCTGCTGCCGTGGGACCCGGACTACGCGTCGGCCGGCACCGGCGAGGCACTGGAGATGGCGGCCGACCACCCGCTGGCCGTCGGCCCGAGCCGGTTCGTCCTCGACCGCGACGGGGCGTGGCGCCACGTCGACGCGCCGCGATGA
- a CDS encoding DegT/DnrJ/EryC1/StrS family aminotransferase has translation MRIPVTDLKAETEPLRDELMAAVARVLDSGQFILGPEVDAFEAELAAAVGAAHAVGVSSGTDALLASLMALGVGPGDEVVTTPFTFFATAGAIARLGATPVFADIEPDTFNLDPDAAAAAITPRTRAVIAVNLFGRPADLPDAGGVPVVEDAAQSLGTGAPRGACATYSFFPAKVLGAFGDAGAVATGDADLADRVRLLRAHGARPKYVHAVVGGNFRIDAVQAALLRVKLPHLRDAIARRRQIAARYRAELPADVRPQADHPNHVYNYFVVRAPRRDDLRAALREAGIATAIYYPIPLHLQSCFADLGYRQGALPHAERAAGEVVALPCYPQLDEDRQARVIDAVRRFYGA, from the coding sequence ATGCGGATTCCCGTTACCGATTTGAAGGCCGAAACCGAGCCGCTGCGCGATGAGCTGATGGCGGCGGTCGCGCGCGTGCTCGACAGCGGGCAGTTCATCCTCGGACCGGAAGTGGATGCGTTCGAGGCCGAGCTGGCGGCGGCGGTGGGCGCCGCGCACGCGGTCGGGGTGTCGTCGGGCACCGACGCGCTGCTGGCGTCGCTGATGGCGCTCGGCGTCGGGCCGGGCGACGAGGTGGTGACGACGCCGTTTACGTTCTTCGCGACGGCGGGGGCGATCGCGCGGCTCGGGGCGACGCCGGTGTTCGCCGACATCGAGCCGGACACGTTCAACCTCGACCCGGACGCCGCCGCCGCCGCGATCACGCCGCGCACGCGCGCGGTGATCGCGGTGAACCTGTTCGGCCGCCCGGCGGACCTGCCGGACGCCGGCGGCGTGCCGGTCGTGGAGGACGCGGCGCAAAGCCTCGGCACCGGCGCGCCCCGCGGCGCGTGTGCGACGTACAGCTTCTTCCCGGCCAAGGTGCTCGGGGCGTTCGGCGACGCGGGCGCGGTCGCCACCGGCGACGCCGACCTCGCCGACCGGGTGCGCCTGCTGCGCGCGCACGGCGCGCGGCCCAAGTACGTCCACGCCGTCGTCGGCGGCAACTTTCGGATCGACGCGGTGCAGGCCGCGCTGCTGCGGGTCAAGCTGCCGCACCTGCGCGACGCGATCGCGCGCCGGCGGCAGATCGCGGCGCGGTATCGCGCCGAGTTGCCGGCCGACGTCCGCCCGCAGGCCGACCACCCCAACCACGTCTACAACTACTTCGTCGTGCGCGCTCCGCGACGCGACGACCTGCGGGCGGCCCTGCGCGAGGCCGGTATCGCGACGGCGATCTACTATCCGATTCCGTTGCATCTACAATCGTGTTTCGCGGATCTCGGCTATCGGCAGGGCGCGCTGCCGCACGCCGAGCGCGCAGCGGGCGAGGTCGTCGCGCTGCCGTGCTATCCGCAGCTCGACGAGGATCGGCAGGCGCGCGTCATCGACGCGGTGCGCCGGTTCTACGGCGCGTAG
- a CDS encoding ABC transporter permease: protein MTPRDAGRVGTPSLAAVAWAFLRRDLAIAASYRATFALRTLALVVSVVMLAYMARFVGASAASSPVARYGDAGFLGFWLVGVVGAELFYAMATALSSAVRRAQVEGTLDAMLSTPAPAAYVVLCAPLGTIVVGVVRAAATLALGTALYGVSFRAAHLPVVAVAVGLAVVAFAALTVLGGAVTMWLRRTDPLTYGLAAFGAVIGGVLFPVNLLPGGVAAVAYAFPLAPALEAVRLAAFAGAGFADVARELGALAAFAAVGGGCGAWLFAGALRRARVTGSLSHY from the coding sequence ATGACGCCCCGCGACGCCGGCCGGGTCGGCACGCCGTCGCTCGCCGCCGTGGCGTGGGCGTTTTTGCGCCGCGACCTGGCGATCGCGGCCAGCTATCGCGCGACGTTTGCGCTGCGCACGCTCGCGCTCGTGGTGTCGGTCGTGATGCTCGCGTACATGGCGCGGTTCGTCGGCGCGTCGGCCGCGTCGTCGCCGGTGGCGCGCTACGGCGACGCCGGCTTCCTCGGGTTCTGGCTCGTGGGGGTCGTCGGCGCCGAGCTGTTTTACGCGATGGCCACGGCGCTGTCGTCGGCGGTGCGCCGCGCCCAGGTCGAGGGCACGCTCGACGCGATGCTGTCGACGCCGGCGCCCGCGGCGTACGTGGTGTTGTGTGCGCCGCTCGGCACGATCGTCGTGGGCGTCGTGCGCGCGGCGGCGACGCTCGCGCTGGGGACGGCGCTGTACGGCGTGTCGTTTCGCGCGGCGCACCTGCCGGTGGTGGCGGTGGCGGTCGGGCTCGCGGTGGTAGCGTTTGCGGCGCTCACCGTGCTCGGCGGCGCCGTCACGATGTGGCTGCGCCGGACCGATCCGCTCACGTACGGGCTGGCGGCGTTCGGCGCGGTGATCGGCGGCGTGCTGTTCCCGGTGAACCTGTTGCCCGGCGGCGTCGCCGCGGTCGCGTACGCGTTCCCGCTGGCGCCGGCGCTCGAAGCCGTGCGCCTGGCGGCGTTCGCCGGCGCCGGCTTCGCCGACGTCGCTCGCGAGCTGGGGGCGCTGGCCGCGTTCGCGGCGGTCGGCGGCGGCTGCGGCGCGTGGCTGTTTGCGGGCGCGCTCCGCCGCGCGCGGGTCACCGGCAGCCTGTCGCACTACTGA
- a CDS encoding ABC transporter ATP-binding protein, with amino-acid sequence MRESGIEAAGLVKTFHARPTARDLLRGRLSGAPVPVLRGVSLRVAAGESVALLGENGAGKSTLLKCLAGLLVPTSGTARVAGLDPARDGARARRAVAYVAGDARSFSWRLSGRANLAFFAALYGLRGAAARQRVAAVLERVGLDPAAWDRPVAEYSTGMRQRLALARGYLAEPAVWLFDEPTSGLDPKGARAVLDDIAALCANSGAALVIATHSPDHARAAARRAVVLAGGHVVHDGDVDAAIETVLR; translated from the coding sequence ATGCGCGAATCCGGCATCGAGGCGGCCGGTCTGGTCAAGACGTTTCACGCGCGGCCGACGGCGCGGGACCTGTTGCGCGGCCGGCTGTCGGGCGCGCCGGTGCCGGTGCTGCGCGGGGTGTCGTTGCGGGTCGCGGCGGGCGAGTCGGTGGCGCTGCTCGGCGAAAACGGCGCGGGCAAGTCGACGCTGCTCAAGTGCCTCGCGGGCCTGCTGGTGCCGACGTCGGGCACCGCCCGGGTCGCCGGCCTCGACCCGGCCCGCGACGGCGCGCGCGCGCGCCGCGCGGTGGCGTACGTCGCCGGCGACGCGCGGTCGTTTTCGTGGCGGCTGTCGGGGCGGGCGAACCTCGCGTTCTTCGCGGCGCTGTACGGCCTGCGCGGCGCGGCGGCGCGGCAGCGGGTGGCCGCGGTGCTCGAGCGGGTGGGGCTCGACCCGGCCGCGTGGGACCGCCCGGTGGCCGAGTACTCGACCGGCATGCGCCAGCGGCTCGCCCTCGCGCGCGGGTATCTCGCCGAGCCGGCCGTGTGGCTGTTCGACGAGCCGACGTCGGGCCTCGACCCCAAGGGCGCGCGCGCCGTGCTCGACGACATCGCCGCGCTGTGCGCGAACTCCGGCGCGGCGCTGGTGATCGCGACGCACTCGCCGGACCATGCGCGGGCGGCCGCGCGCCGCGCGGTCGTCCTCGCCGGCGGTCACGTCGTCCACGACGGCGACGTCGACGCCGCGATCGAGACGGTGCTGCGATGA